In Deltaproteobacteria bacterium CG11_big_fil_rev_8_21_14_0_20_42_23, one genomic interval encodes:
- a CDS encoding pathogenicity locus has protein sequence MKNPNLKNLQTIPGVGKSIARDLWDIGIREVADLKGKDPQKLYEQSNAVAGTVQDRCLLYVFRCAVYFAEHKHHDAEKLKWWNWKDEH, from the coding sequence ATGAAGAACCCAAACCTCAAAAACCTTCAAACTATTCCCGGCGTGGGGAAAAGTATTGCTCGGGATTTGTGGGATATTGGCATTCGTGAAGTTGCCGATCTTAAAGGCAAAGACCCGCAAAAGCTGTATGAGCAGTCGAATGCTGTTGCCGGCACTGTTCAAGATCGTTGTTTGCTCTACGTTTTCAGGTGCGCTGTTTACTTCGCAGAACATAAACACCACGATGCTGAAAAGTTGAAGTGGTGGAAT